A stretch of Paenibacillus sp. URB8-2 DNA encodes these proteins:
- a CDS encoding glycoside hydrolase family 97 protein: MTSRWVVFSPDGDIQTEFMLSSGIPYYCVCYCNRPLIRPSKLGFTLEHAEPLNRNFRVSAARYDSFDETWTQPWGEVKEIRNHYNELRVELEETTPCARRISVIFRVYNDGLGFRYELPEQEHLSHLEIRSEETEFALTDVDEAWWIPAYQKLYTEGLYNVTPIHSIPYRSVHTPLTMKMADGLYLSIHEAELSRYSTMTLMPLENNTLAADLIPWSDGVKVKGSTPLKTPWRTIQIAEKPGDLITSYLILNLNEPNRLGDVSWVTPGKYIGIWWGMHLGIYTWSYGPKHGATTENAKRYIDFAAKYGIPMVMIEGWNIGWENDWTKHGENFSFTIPYPDYDLVEVTSYAASKGVKIIGHMETAGAIQNLERQMEEAFTLYKKLGIDVVKTGYVSPDPALKRFDDQGNLISMEWLGGQYNVDHHLKVIETAARYQISLIAHEPVKDTGERRTYPNMMTREGARGQEFDASAEYVGNPPDHTTILPFTRMLAGPIDYTPGIVRLIYKEFRPGNRVRGTLAKQLALYVVLYSPLQMAADLPENYEQQRAAFQFILDVPTDWQDTKVLNGEIGDYVTIVRKDRNSEEWYLGSITNENRRTLAAPLAFLDPGKPYVAEIYADGPYADWRTNPYPLIISRVLVDRSVTLPLKLAPGGGQAVRIRPAAADDIRSLPKIRSLPGMRSDRHR; this comes from the coding sequence ATGACAAGCAGGTGGGTTGTTTTTTCACCCGATGGGGATATTCAGACGGAATTCATGCTTAGTAGCGGTATTCCTTATTATTGTGTGTGCTATTGTAACCGGCCCTTGATCAGACCTTCGAAACTGGGCTTCACCCTGGAACATGCCGAGCCGCTTAACCGGAACTTCAGGGTCTCCGCCGCCAGGTATGACAGCTTTGATGAGACGTGGACACAGCCCTGGGGAGAAGTTAAGGAAATACGCAATCATTACAATGAACTTCGCGTGGAGCTCGAAGAGACAACCCCGTGTGCGCGCCGAATATCCGTCATTTTTCGCGTATATAACGACGGCCTGGGCTTTCGCTACGAGCTGCCCGAACAGGAACATCTCTCCCATTTGGAAATCCGAAGCGAAGAAACCGAATTTGCCCTGACCGATGTGGACGAGGCCTGGTGGATTCCCGCTTATCAGAAGCTGTATACCGAGGGCCTCTACAACGTTACCCCCATTCACTCCATTCCTTACCGCTCCGTCCATACCCCTCTAACGATGAAAATGGCTGATGGATTATACCTGAGCATCCACGAAGCCGAATTATCCCGCTATTCCACCATGACCCTGATGCCCCTGGAAAATAATACGCTTGCAGCCGACCTCATCCCCTGGTCCGACGGCGTTAAAGTCAAAGGCTCCACTCCGCTAAAAACGCCCTGGCGAACGATCCAGATCGCGGAAAAACCGGGGGATTTGATTACCTCCTACTTGATTCTTAATCTCAATGAACCGAACAGGCTGGGAGATGTTTCGTGGGTGACGCCGGGCAAGTACATCGGCATATGGTGGGGCATGCATCTCGGGATTTACACCTGGAGCTACGGCCCGAAGCATGGCGCAACGACCGAGAATGCCAAGCGGTACATTGATTTTGCTGCCAAATACGGCATTCCGATGGTTATGATCGAGGGGTGGAATATCGGGTGGGAGAACGATTGGACCAAGCATGGCGAAAACTTCAGTTTTACAATCCCCTATCCGGATTATGACCTTGTGGAAGTCACTTCGTATGCCGCCAGCAAGGGCGTGAAAATTATAGGACACATGGAGACGGCTGGAGCTATTCAGAATCTGGAGCGTCAAATGGAAGAGGCTTTTACTTTATATAAAAAACTCGGGATAGACGTTGTGAAAACAGGCTATGTCTCCCCTGACCCTGCGCTTAAGCGCTTTGATGACCAGGGGAATCTTATAAGTATGGAGTGGCTTGGCGGTCAATATAACGTTGATCATCATCTCAAAGTAATCGAGACCGCGGCCAGGTATCAGATTAGTCTGATCGCCCATGAGCCGGTAAAAGATACGGGAGAACGTCGGACCTACCCGAATATGATGACCCGGGAAGGCGCGCGGGGACAGGAGTTCGACGCCTCCGCCGAGTATGTCGGGAACCCTCCGGACCATACCACCATCCTGCCTTTCACCCGCATGCTTGCCGGGCCCATCGACTATACGCCGGGGATTGTAAGGCTGATTTATAAGGAATTCAGACCGGGCAACCGGGTGCGGGGGACGTTAGCCAAACAGCTCGCGCTGTATGTCGTTCTGTACAGTCCTCTGCAAATGGCAGCCGACTTGCCGGAAAATTATGAACAGCAGCGTGCGGCTTTTCAATTTATTCTCGATGTTCCTACCGATTGGCAGGACACCAAGGTATTGAATGGAGAGATCGGAGATTATGTTACGATTGTCCGCAAAGACAGAAACAGCGAAGAATGGTATCTGGGCAGCATTACCAATGAGAATAGACGCACGCTTGCTGCGCCGCTCGCTTTTCTAGATCCGGGCAAACCCTATGTGGCTGAAATCTATGCCGATGGCCCATATGCCGACTGGAGGACCAATCCCTATCCTCTGATCATTTCAAGGGTATTGGTTGACCGCAGCGTAACCCTGCCGCTGAAGCTTGCCCCGGGAGGCGGGCAGGCCGTTCGGATACGTCCGGCTGCCGCGGACGACATCAGGTCGCTTCCCAAAATCAGGTCCCTCCCTGGGATGAGGTCTGACCGCCACCGCTGA
- a CDS encoding NAD(P)H-dependent oxidoreductase yields MNTLIVYAHPNRESLNGAFLNAVQQGIRQNAASGEVEVLDLYEEQFNPALVYNKDRRRRDMHKDPELEKYRAQIRRADQIVFIYPIFWGRPPAMLLGYFDRLFASNFAYRDRPNRIYPEGLLKGKSVVCISTMKGPAHYPLLTLNNAHKVLMKRGVFHYVGIRKVKFFELGSMESRKGNHAKKLSKVERYFAKV; encoded by the coding sequence ATGAACACTTTGATCGTCTATGCCCACCCGAACCGTGAAAGTCTGAATGGGGCCTTCCTGAACGCCGTTCAGCAGGGGATTAGGCAAAATGCGGCTTCCGGGGAAGTAGAGGTGCTGGACTTGTATGAAGAGCAGTTCAATCCGGCGCTGGTGTACAACAAAGACCGCAGAAGAAGAGATATGCACAAGGACCCGGAGCTGGAAAAATACAGAGCGCAAATCCGCCGGGCCGACCAGATCGTGTTCATCTATCCGATTTTTTGGGGAAGGCCGCCGGCGATGCTGCTGGGCTATTTCGACCGGCTGTTTGCCTCGAACTTTGCTTACAGGGACCGGCCGAACCGCATTTATCCCGAGGGGCTGCTGAAGGGAAAAAGCGTCGTCTGCATCTCCACGATGAAAGGTCCGGCCCATTATCCTCTGCTGACGCTGAACAATGCGCATAAAGTGCTGATGAAGAGAGGGGTATTCCATTACGTCGGCATCCGCAAGGTCAAATTCTTCGAATTAGGGTCCATGGAAAGCCGGAAGGGGAACCATGCGAAGAAGCTGAGCAAGGTGGAGCGGTATTTTGCCAAGGTGTGA
- a CDS encoding MarR family winged helix-turn-helix transcriptional regulator has translation MPLPEFAFKLKTFGTGFSKMTHRLLAEIKPEDVTLLQFEILHLLYTEDSTTFGRIGACVGMSLPNTSREVKKLMEKKLVTKRADLKDKRVHFVELSPAGMELMDECSARLEKLIAERFAHLNPKETAEVMQALDLLSEKLLGE, from the coding sequence ATGCCATTGCCCGAATTCGCTTTCAAACTAAAGACGTTCGGCACCGGATTCTCCAAAATGACCCATCGGCTGCTTGCGGAGATTAAACCGGAAGACGTAACCCTGCTTCAGTTCGAAATCTTGCACCTTCTGTACACCGAAGACTCCACGACCTTTGGCCGGATCGGCGCCTGCGTCGGCATGTCCCTGCCCAATACGAGCCGCGAAGTCAAGAAGCTGATGGAGAAGAAGCTGGTAACTAAACGGGCCGATCTCAAGGATAAAAGAGTTCATTTTGTCGAGCTTTCTCCAGCCGGAATGGAGCTTATGGACGAGTGCTCGGCCAGACTGGAAAAGCTGATCGCCGAACGGTTCGCTCATTTGAATCCGAAGGAGACCGCCGAAGTGATGCAGGCCCTGGACCTGCTGTCTGAGAAGCTGCTGGGGGAATGA
- a CDS encoding SDR family oxidoreductase: protein MINTKDSAPRKTALVIGANGVIGRNLIDYLITLSDWDIIGVSRRGGESSGRVRYIAADLLNPLDSREKLSGLTEVTHIFYAAYQDRPTWAELVPPNLAMLVNTVEAVEPVATKLRHISLMQGYKVYGAHLGPFKTPARESDADHMPPEFNIDQQKFLENRQQGKSWTWSALRPSVVCGFALGNPMNLAMVIAVYASMSKELGIPLRFPGKPGAYHSLLEMTDAGLLAKATVWAATDERCANQAFNITNGDLFRWSELWPKIAAYFELEAAPPLPMSLDVVMQDKEALWDAMVEKYGLENNSYSSVSSWRFGDFVFSWDYDFFADGTKARRAGFHEFVDTESMFLSIFEDFRRRKVIP from the coding sequence ATGATAAACACTAAAGATTCAGCGCCGCGCAAAACGGCTCTTGTTATTGGAGCTAACGGGGTGATCGGACGCAATTTGATTGATTATCTTATTACGCTTTCTGATTGGGATATCATCGGCGTATCGCGCCGCGGCGGAGAATCATCCGGCCGGGTCCGCTATATCGCCGCGGATTTACTGAATCCCTTGGATAGCCGCGAGAAATTAAGCGGCCTGACGGAAGTGACCCATATTTTCTATGCTGCCTACCAGGACCGCCCGACATGGGCGGAGCTCGTCCCCCCTAACCTCGCTATGCTCGTTAACACCGTTGAGGCTGTCGAGCCGGTTGCCACTAAGCTCCGGCATATCAGTCTCATGCAGGGCTATAAAGTGTACGGAGCGCATCTCGGACCTTTCAAGACGCCGGCCCGCGAGAGTGACGCCGATCATATGCCGCCGGAATTCAATATCGACCAACAGAAGTTTCTGGAGAATCGTCAGCAGGGAAAAAGCTGGACTTGGTCGGCACTCCGCCCTTCCGTCGTGTGCGGCTTCGCTCTCGGTAATCCAATGAATCTGGCTATGGTCATAGCCGTCTACGCCTCGATGTCAAAAGAGCTGGGAATCCCCCTACGCTTTCCCGGCAAACCAGGTGCTTACCACAGCTTATTGGAAATGACCGACGCCGGGCTGCTTGCGAAAGCCACGGTATGGGCGGCGACCGACGAGCGCTGCGCCAATCAGGCCTTCAATATTACGAACGGGGATTTGTTCCGCTGGAGCGAGCTTTGGCCCAAAATCGCCGCGTACTTCGAACTTGAGGCGGCGCCTCCGCTGCCGATGTCGCTGGACGTTGTTATGCAGGACAAAGAAGCGCTGTGGGACGCCATGGTAGAGAAATACGGCTTGGAAAACAACAGTTATAGCAGCGTTTCCTCATGGCGGTTCGGCGACTTTGTGTTTTCTTGGGATTACGACTTTTTCGCTGACGGCACCAAGGCGCGCAGGGCCGGCTTTCATGAGTTTGTGGATACGGAGTCCATGTTCCTGAGCATTTTTGAAGACTTCCGCCGCCGCAAGGTCATTCCATAA
- a CDS encoding winged helix-turn-helix transcriptional regulator, whose product MMEPVKTYNTAVEATLEVIGGKWKPLILFHLTFGKKRNGEFVSLMPAVTQKVLTQQLRELERDEVVKRTTYNSVPPKVEYELTDYGWSLKEILHLMCRWGDTHVERKYGDQAVILSEVQTERETGL is encoded by the coding sequence ATGATGGAGCCGGTCAAAACTTACAATACGGCGGTGGAAGCAACGCTTGAAGTAATCGGAGGCAAGTGGAAACCGCTGATCTTATTCCATCTCACGTTTGGTAAGAAACGCAACGGCGAGTTCGTGAGCCTGATGCCTGCTGTCACGCAGAAAGTGCTGACGCAGCAATTAAGAGAACTGGAGAGGGATGAAGTCGTCAAGCGGACAACGTACAATTCGGTTCCGCCAAAAGTCGAATATGAGCTGACCGACTACGGCTGGAGTCTCAAGGAAATTCTTCATCTCATGTGCCGTTGGGGGGATACCCATGTTGAACGGAAGTACGGGGATCAAGCCGTTATCTTGTCGGAAGTCCAAACAGAGAGAGAAACCGGTCTATGA
- a CDS encoding FadR/GntR family transcriptional regulator, whose product MKKTAFQSTIDKFKQMIIEGTWAAGERIPTLQQLSKELSVSITTVREALRILENEGIISIEHGRGMYVRNDPLLLKDPTAELKELGDISLISLLEARLLIEPRLAALCAERATDFEVKKLRQQADLMIVQMEKGGSFLETDLEFHQTIVAGAREPVLSRMNEAILPLLQEGRRQTNTLPNMRTKSSNYHVLIAIAIEERNSEQAYLLMQNHIEQMLEPLKKAKEAQGEIEGN is encoded by the coding sequence ATGAAAAAGACCGCCTTCCAGAGTACGATAGACAAATTTAAACAAATGATCATTGAAGGAACTTGGGCCGCGGGCGAAAGGATTCCGACACTTCAACAGCTCTCCAAAGAGCTGTCCGTAAGCATTACCACGGTTCGCGAAGCGCTGCGGATCCTGGAGAATGAGGGCATTATCAGCATCGAGCACGGCCGGGGCATGTATGTGAGGAACGATCCTTTGCTTCTGAAAGACCCGACCGCTGAATTGAAAGAGCTTGGGGATATATCCTTAATCTCGCTGCTGGAAGCGAGGCTGCTGATCGAACCGAGACTTGCGGCTTTGTGCGCGGAAAGAGCAACCGACTTCGAGGTGAAAAAGCTGCGGCAGCAGGCTGATCTTATGATCGTGCAGATGGAAAAGGGAGGTTCCTTTCTGGAGACCGATCTGGAGTTTCATCAGACGATCGTGGCCGGTGCCCGGGAGCCTGTTCTGTCGCGAATGAATGAGGCCATTCTTCCTCTTCTTCAGGAGGGGCGGAGGCAGACAAATACGCTGCCCAATATGAGAACGAAGTCTTCCAATTATCATGTGCTGATTGCCATTGCCATTGAGGAGCGCAACAGCGAGCAGGCCTATCTGCTGATGCAGAACCATATTGAGCAAATGCTCGAACCGTTAAAGAAAGCCAAAGAGGCCCAAGGAGAGATAGAGGGTAATTAA
- the dgoD gene encoding galactonate dehydratase encodes MKITKFETFVVPPRWLFLKIETDEGIVGWGEPVIEGKALTVQAAVDELMDYLIGQDPLRIEDHWQVMYRAGFYRGGPILMSAIAGIDQALWDIKGKFYNAPVYQLLGGACRDSIRVYSWVGGDRPSDVGQAALEKKNAGFTAIKMNATEELQFIDTYAKVDEVVARVAAIREAAGPYFGIGVDFHGRVHKPMAKILVKELEPYRLMFIEEPVLAENNEALRDIAGSTSTPIATGERMFSRWDFKSLLESGYVDIIQPDLSHAGGITECKKITAMAEAYDVAVAPHCPLGPIALAACLQVDATAYNAVIQEQSLGIHYNQGNDLLDYITDSSVFAYEDGHVRIPDGPGLGITINEEYVRSMAQAGHRWRNPVWRHKDGTVAEW; translated from the coding sequence ATGAAGATTACCAAGTTCGAGACGTTTGTCGTACCGCCACGCTGGCTGTTTCTGAAGATTGAAACCGATGAGGGCATTGTCGGCTGGGGAGAGCCTGTGATTGAAGGGAAAGCGCTCACAGTTCAAGCAGCCGTGGACGAATTAATGGATTACTTGATCGGCCAGGACCCGCTGCGGATTGAAGACCACTGGCAGGTGATGTACCGCGCAGGCTTTTACCGCGGGGGCCCGATCCTGATGAGCGCGATCGCAGGAATCGATCAGGCGCTCTGGGACATCAAGGGCAAATTTTACAACGCTCCGGTCTATCAGCTTCTTGGAGGCGCTTGCCGGGATTCCATCCGGGTATATTCCTGGGTCGGAGGCGACCGGCCGAGCGATGTGGGGCAAGCAGCACTGGAGAAGAAGAACGCCGGCTTTACCGCCATCAAGATGAACGCTACGGAAGAGCTGCAATTTATCGATACCTACGCCAAGGTCGATGAAGTGGTCGCGCGCGTTGCAGCCATCAGGGAAGCAGCGGGACCGTACTTTGGCATTGGCGTGGACTTCCACGGCCGGGTACATAAACCGATGGCCAAAATTTTGGTCAAGGAGCTTGAGCCTTACCGGCTGATGTTCATCGAGGAGCCTGTGCTGGCCGAGAACAATGAGGCGCTCCGCGATATTGCGGGCAGCACCTCTACTCCAATCGCAACCGGAGAGCGGATGTTCTCGCGGTGGGACTTCAAATCGCTGCTGGAGTCGGGCTATGTGGATATCATCCAGCCTGACCTTTCTCATGCGGGCGGCATCACGGAATGCAAGAAGATCACCGCCATGGCCGAAGCGTATGATGTTGCCGTAGCGCCGCACTGTCCGCTTGGACCGATTGCGCTGGCTGCCTGCCTGCAAGTGGATGCAACGGCTTACAATGCGGTAATTCAGGAGCAAAGCCTCGGCATTCATTACAATCAGGGCAATGATCTGCTCGACTACATTACGGATTCGTCGGTGTTCGCCTACGAGGACGGCCATGTCCGTATTCCGGATGGCCCGGGGCTTGGCATTACGATCAACGAGGAGTATGTCCGCAGCATGGCGCAGGCGGGACACCGCTGGAGAAATCCCGTATGGCGGCATAAGGACGGAACCGTAGCCGAGTGGTAG
- a CDS encoding fumarylacetoacetate hydrolase family protein has protein sequence MPKIIGIGPHYPAFLQSKGLPADFVPHLFLKPLSGVIGDGQAIHIPEHAEKVMAEVEIAVLINRTLRNAREEELADLSAIGGYAIANDLTAVGPRVMGEGKIYDTFTPLGPFQKVEDPGSIRIESYLNGERKQSAGIEDMGYTFARILAYFSTILTLEEGDIVLTGTPAGPFEITPGDRVEIRSEQLGTVSNTVEA, from the coding sequence ATGCCAAAAATTATAGGAATCGGGCCGCATTATCCCGCTTTTCTGCAGAGTAAGGGACTGCCCGCCGATTTTGTTCCGCACTTGTTCCTTAAACCGCTCTCGGGCGTGATCGGAGACGGCCAGGCCATCCATATTCCTGAACATGCCGAGAAGGTTATGGCCGAGGTAGAAATCGCGGTGCTCATCAACCGGACCCTGCGGAACGCAAGGGAAGAGGAGCTGGCCGATTTAAGCGCAATCGGCGGTTATGCCATCGCCAACGATTTGACGGCTGTCGGTCCGCGTGTCATGGGCGAAGGCAAAATATACGATACCTTCACCCCGCTGGGTCCATTCCAAAAAGTGGAGGACCCGGGTTCCATCCGCATCGAAAGCTATCTGAACGGTGAACGGAAACAGTCAGCGGGCATAGAAGATATGGGCTACACCTTTGCCCGCATCCTCGCTTATTTCTCCACGATTCTTACGCTGGAAGAGGGAGACATCGTGCTAACGGGAACCCCCGCAGGTCCGTTCGAGATTACTCCGGGGGACCGCGTAGAAATCCGCAGTGAACAGCTTGGAACGGTCAGCAATACAGTGGAAGCGTAA
- a CDS encoding 2-hydroxyacid dehydrogenase yields the protein MAKPVVFIPSKIPEEEKVLRFLEDFAEVDYRDEEEMLDEEVFYEGLRRASGLMIYSRNKIRSHVLDRAPLLKAVCNIAVGYDNLDLNELTRRGIAATNTPDVLTETTADLAFSLVLASGRRLAEADHFVKSGGWNGWLPSLMLGKDVHDATLGIIGYGRIGSAIARRAKGFNMNILYNNLVREEKDEQELGIQFVPVEELLQNSDYVLVQVPLTPQTEKMIGEKQFGLMKKDAYFINASRGGVVDETALIRALQEKQIAGAGLDVFEHEPIDKTHPFLSMPNVVTLPHIGSATWQTRAKMAMKAAENMAAILQGRRPVNLVNPEVWTVKDGSVQ from the coding sequence ATGGCTAAACCCGTTGTGTTTATACCGAGCAAAATTCCCGAGGAAGAGAAGGTCCTTCGCTTTTTGGAGGATTTCGCCGAGGTGGACTACAGAGACGAAGAAGAAATGCTTGATGAGGAAGTCTTCTATGAAGGATTGCGGCGCGCATCTGGCCTGATGATCTATTCCCGCAATAAAATCCGCAGCCATGTGCTGGATCGCGCTCCTCTGCTAAAGGCGGTATGCAATATTGCGGTCGGCTACGACAATCTCGACCTGAACGAACTGACCCGCCGGGGGATTGCAGCCACTAACACGCCGGATGTCCTGACCGAGACAACGGCCGATCTGGCTTTCAGTCTGGTGCTGGCTTCCGGAAGACGGCTGGCCGAAGCGGATCACTTCGTCAAAAGCGGCGGCTGGAACGGCTGGCTGCCCAGCCTGATGCTGGGCAAGGACGTGCATGACGCTACACTCGGCATCATCGGCTACGGACGGATCGGCAGCGCCATTGCCCGGCGCGCCAAAGGCTTCAATATGAACATTCTGTACAACAATCTGGTCCGCGAGGAGAAGGACGAACAGGAGCTTGGCATTCAGTTCGTTCCGGTTGAGGAGCTGCTCCAGAACTCCGACTACGTTCTCGTACAGGTGCCTCTCACTCCGCAAACGGAAAAGATGATCGGCGAGAAGCAGTTCGGGCTGATGAAAAAGGATGCCTATTTCATCAACGCCTCCCGCGGCGGAGTTGTCGATGAGACGGCGCTGATCCGGGCGCTGCAAGAGAAGCAGATTGCCGGAGCGGGTCTTGATGTATTCGAGCATGAGCCCATCGACAAAACCCATCCGTTCCTGTCGATGCCGAATGTGGTTACGCTTCCTCATATCGGAAGCGCTACCTGGCAGACGAGAGCCAAGATGGCCATGAAAGCAGCCGAGAATATGGCGGCCATCCTGCAGGGCCGGCGCCCGGTCAACCTGGTCAACCCGGAGGTCTGGACCGTTAAGGACGGAAGCGTTCAGTAG
- a CDS encoding 2-dehydro-3-deoxygalactonokinase: MYAITIDTGTTNTRVNVWRGNEVVAEAFQPVGVRDTAITGSRQKLTQGVKTAIEEAMRTANVKTGDSVVILASGMITSNVGLYEIPHLPAPAGLKELAAAMVKAELPEIIDQPIWFVPGIKNNVPDLNLETCEMMDVMRGEEVEVVGITQKLQLEGPAVLILPGSHSKVVRIDGDNRITGCMTTIAGELLDVITKQTILANALQSSFAGELEEAVLLKGAAYAEKVGLGRTCFTVRILDMFSDLSINEKANFLLGAVLQADILAVKNSGALNVTPLLPVVVFGKELLREALIALIKHDPFFTGPVHSVGNEHKALAGFGALAIARERGILHNTQMA, encoded by the coding sequence ATGTATGCGATTACAATTGATACGGGAACCACGAATACGCGGGTAAACGTATGGCGCGGCAACGAGGTCGTTGCGGAAGCTTTCCAACCTGTCGGCGTCAGAGACACGGCGATCACCGGCAGCAGACAAAAGCTCACCCAGGGAGTAAAGACGGCGATTGAGGAGGCTATGCGGACAGCGAATGTGAAGACCGGGGACTCCGTTGTCATTCTGGCTTCCGGAATGATAACTTCGAATGTCGGACTGTATGAGATTCCGCATTTGCCGGCGCCCGCCGGGTTAAAGGAACTGGCCGCGGCAATGGTTAAGGCCGAACTGCCGGAGATCATCGACCAGCCCATCTGGTTTGTGCCGGGCATTAAGAATAATGTGCCTGATCTTAACCTGGAAACATGCGAAATGATGGATGTCATGCGCGGAGAAGAGGTCGAGGTTGTAGGAATTACGCAAAAGCTGCAGCTTGAGGGCCCTGCCGTGCTGATCCTTCCGGGCTCGCATTCCAAAGTCGTCCGGATCGACGGCGACAATCGGATTACCGGATGTATGACCACGATAGCAGGCGAGCTGCTGGATGTGATTACGAAGCAGACCATTCTGGCAAACGCGCTGCAAAGCTCTTTTGCCGGCGAATTGGAGGAAGCCGTACTGCTTAAGGGGGCAGCCTATGCCGAGAAAGTCGGACTTGGAAGAACCTGCTTTACCGTGCGGATTCTGGATATGTTCAGTGATTTATCCATAAATGAGAAAGCGAACTTCCTGCTCGGCGCTGTGCTTCAGGCGGATATTCTGGCCGTGAAAAACAGCGGAGCCCTGAATGTAACTCCCCTGCTGCCGGTAGTCGTATTCGGCAAGGAGCTGCTTCGGGAGGCCCTCATCGCATTAATCAAGCACGATCCTTTCTTCACCGGTCCGGTTCATTCGGTCGGAAACGAGCATAAGGCGCTGGCCGGCTTCGGAGCACTGGCTATTGCCCGCGAACGGGGAATTTTGCACAACACTCAAATGGCTTAA
- a CDS encoding MFS transporter codes for METKVSSAVPAVKTKTATRVRWTVVIWLLVGGIINFLDRTNLSIAAPDMMKDLNLSNTDIGLMGSVFAWSYAFMQLPAGWLLDRLGAKKVYAWAVALWSGATAFTGVCTGLTSLLFGRALLGVTESPCWPGGAKITASWFPKQERALATGFWDAASKWGPTIAPPILVALIVPFGWRALFFITGAIGLIFVVIFALFYRQPEKHPRISQEELDYIKAGGGGTAQEIGASKVSWGELFKHKSVWGMILGFFCYIWIFNIFVTFLPLYLMKTQNVSMKSLGIYASIPWFGGVIGAILGGYVSKLLVDKGVAKPLVAKRAVIGVCAILAGITVIIIPHAGSLPATLAFMTVALALMSALSSCAWALPGDVAPPSMVASVGSIQNFGGYFGGALSPVVVGMIADKTGSYTMAFTSGGIIAACAALCYWLLVRKPIAE; via the coding sequence TTGGAAACGAAGGTGAGCAGCGCTGTTCCCGCCGTGAAGACCAAGACGGCGACAAGAGTGCGCTGGACGGTTGTCATTTGGCTTTTGGTGGGCGGCATCATCAATTTTTTGGACCGGACCAATCTGTCGATTGCGGCGCCGGATATGATGAAAGATCTGAATTTGTCGAATACGGATATTGGCCTCATGGGCTCAGTCTTCGCGTGGAGTTACGCGTTCATGCAGCTGCCCGCGGGATGGCTTCTTGACCGCCTGGGGGCCAAGAAAGTATATGCCTGGGCCGTAGCCCTTTGGAGCGGAGCAACGGCTTTTACTGGAGTCTGCACCGGCCTGACCAGTCTACTCTTCGGACGCGCACTTCTAGGGGTGACTGAATCACCTTGCTGGCCCGGCGGAGCCAAAATTACGGCTTCCTGGTTCCCGAAGCAGGAACGTGCTCTAGCTACCGGCTTCTGGGACGCGGCTTCCAAATGGGGGCCGACGATTGCTCCACCCATTCTTGTGGCGTTAATCGTGCCGTTCGGCTGGAGAGCGCTGTTCTTCATTACGGGAGCCATCGGCCTGATCTTTGTCGTAATCTTTGCACTTTTTTACCGCCAGCCGGAGAAGCATCCGAGAATCAGCCAAGAGGAGCTTGATTATATCAAGGCCGGCGGCGGAGGCACTGCGCAGGAGATCGGCGCTTCCAAGGTATCCTGGGGCGAACTGTTCAAGCATAAGAGCGTGTGGGGCATGATTCTCGGCTTCTTCTGCTATATCTGGATATTCAATATTTTTGTGACCTTCCTGCCGCTCTACTTGATGAAGACCCAGAACGTTTCGATGAAGTCGCTGGGTATTTATGCGAGCATTCCTTGGTTCGGAGGCGTCATCGGCGCGATTCTCGGCGGTTATGTCAGCAAGCTTCTGGTCGATAAAGGCGTGGCCAAACCGCTTGTCGCCAAACGGGCCGTCATCGGTGTATGCGCAATTCTGGCCGGGATTACCGTCATCATAATACCGCATGCGGGCAGCTTGCCGGCGACGCTGGCTTTCATGACGGTCGCGCTTGCCCTGATGTCCGCCTTGTCCAGCTGCGCGTGGGCACTGCCTGGAGATGTGGCCCCGCCTTCAATGGTCGCTTCCGTAGGCAGCATCCAGAACTTCGGCGGTTACTTCGGCGGAGCGCTGTCTCCGGTCGTGGTCGGCATGATCGCCGACAAGACCGGTTCTTATACGATGGCCTTCACGAGCGGCGGCATTATCGCCGCCTGTGCGGCCTTGTGTTACTGGCTTCTCGTTAGAAAGCCGATTGCAGAATAG